atcactaactcattcacattcaagccctaaaatcaaatacccattaaatacccacactagggttgggtcacaaccctagctatgtgTTTAGCTACTTatggaaataacagaaattaaagatgaaatgaagataaaatccataatattaatttgtggaatgaaaatctaatgttaaaagtGAAACTAGTACAAAAACTCCAAAAACAGAAAAGTCAGCCGTCAtacaaaacataacataacctaaaaatgataaaaagttctatttatactaagctgaaaatatctgacaaaaatgcccttgcggaggttgtgcgaccgcgtaattctgagtgcggccgcactcttgcttttgcggccgcataattctgatgcgGTCCGTGTTCTTCTCTTTTTGATCTGGGTTGAGTTGaactttcgcggaccgcataattctaaGTGCGACTACGCTccagattatgcggccgcataaaagTGATGCGGTTCGCACTTGCTTGAGTTTGGCTTGAAATCAACTCTCTGGTTCttcattttgcggaccgcataatttcgaTTGCAGTCGTACAAGGGATTCCGTGGCCGCAAAATTCTGGTGCGGTCCGTACTTCTCTCTTTTGCTCATGTtgtcagctctctgaatctcagtcatcgcggtccgcataatttcaATCACGGCCGCATAAGGACTCtcgcggccgcacatttctggtgCGGTCCGCGCTCATCATTTAGCCCAAAAATCACTCTCTGGATCTCCCTCTCGTGGATCGCATAATTTTGatcgcggccgcacaatatttgtgcggtccgcgcttcaGACATCTTTGCCCAGCCTTgatttttgttcaacttttgactcctttgtgagctgattttgattcctttggctcattttgaacaattcctgcaagcaagcatatttcattagttttcgggaatacctccaagcatttttggcctaaaacacaagtaaaagagagcaaataataggttaaaatccctacttatcaacaaCTAAGCCAAAACAGTTAATTCATGCCAAGTTCAATTGCAGCAGGATATAATATCTTTAAGAGATTTCATGACAGTGATATATGCCAGCTGAAGTACAATAGTAATGGAATCAAATGCATAATCTCAGAGCAACAGTCATTCAGTCCTTCCATACACTCCAAActtacagtcactcattcctcttaGTCACTTAGCACTCgatactcgcactcagtaggtacttacgctcactgggggtatgtacagactccggaggggctccttcagcccaagcgctataacaatcCAGTCAtggcataaattaataaaacatattacggcgtgcagcccgatcccataaatatcctcacaatcaggcccctggtctcactcagtcatcaacctctccagtctctcgggctctcagtaatcatgataatcagcccaaacaacgatgatataatatatcaataatgaacaatagagactgagatgtaatatccAAAtaaaaactgtgactgagtgcaaaacaacaatttagcagataattcaacatgtacatgacctctgttggtccctacagtgccaacgcatagtataaacatggtttctaacatgatttgcagttcaatttctataacacaaGGAGAATATATAGATAAcaacaaaattttcaattattcgaatccatggaattgaccaagtcataattcctacggtgcacgcccacacgcccatcacttagcatgtgcgtcactttaaAATCAATTACATGACACATAatatggggtttcataccctcataaccaaatttagaactgttacttacctcaatccgagcaaatctttactccaacacacctttgcctcgcgaaatGGCTTCCGAATGACTTGAATCTAACCATAAACAAtgcgatacaatcaacacgggctaaaggaatcaattccataagaaaatactaaagtcttaatcaaaagtcaaaagtcgaCTCAAAAGCCGGTCCCTAGACCCATGTCTCGAAAAACGATAAACgttacaaaacccgaaagcccattcaatcacgagtccaaccataccaaatttactaaaatccgacaccaaatcgtaactcaaatccccaaattaaactctctaaatccctagcctcaaactcctaaCTCCCACCTTAattacacacaaactaggtgggaaaatcaataggaaaacataattattgaacaaattagaccacaagtgacttacctcaagaaattccccgaaaatcctctcaagaatcgccaaatcccgagcttgaaatgtttaaAATGGTGAAAAGTCTAGGAACCCTCATTTATAAgacactgcccaggcttttcgcacctgctgccaaatgaccgcacctgcggaatcgcTTTTGAGGTAAAATCCTCTGCTTCTACGGAAATCACTTAAACCTCCAGGGGCCGCATCTACACTCCAGGTACCGCACATGTGGAGGTGCTTATGCGACACATCATCCGCTTCTGCAGAACAGACCTTGTCCCTCAACTCTGCATCTGCGGAGCCTTGCTCGCACTTGTGGGCTCGAAGATGCGGTTACCCCTTCGCACATGCGCCCTGCCCAGGCCAGCCTATCCCCGCACCAGTGCATAAccagccgcatctgcggcatcgcatgTGCGAAAAATCACCTCGCACCTTCGACCTCTGCCCATTTCTTTCCATGTCGCTTCTGTGATTcccttctcgcttctgcgagctcgcacctgcggtcaaaactccgcaggtgcgatcgcaccagaTCTGGTGCACTTCAGCAATTCCAAATCTtcatccgttaaccatccgaactccacccgaggcctccgggacctcaaccaaatataccaacaagtcctaaaatacgatacaaacttagtcgagacctcaagtcacatcaaacaacatcaaaaatacgaaccgcaccccaattcaagcctattgcaACTAAGGGAtcccaacttctacaaacgatgccgaaacctatcaaatcacatccgattgaccccgaaatttgcacacaagtcacacgtgacaccacagacctactccaactcccagaaccagaatctgaccctgatatcaaagagtccactcctggtcaaacttttctaaaaatcctcttttcgccatttcaagcgtaatttaactacggacctccaaatcacaattcggacacgctcctaagtccaaaatcacccaacggagttaacagaaccatcaaaactccattccggagttatttatacataagtcaatatccggtaaaccatttcaacttaagctttcaaccttgagactaagtgtcttaattcatttcGAAATCCTTCCAGACCTGAACCGACtaacccggcaagtcacataagagCTATAAAACACAAAATGAGAAATacatgggggaacggggctacaactctcgaaacgatcggccggatcgttacagggGCCTAAAGCCAAAGTTTAATATGAggcctaaatttttaaaagaaagttataagatatgtttttatttgaagtctattcttctaactttttgagatataaagttgttaataattttttttgtaatcGATTTTCTCTAATAATTCTTGCTTGATTGATAATATCGCCAACTtatttaatctttcttgagatattattgatcttagaTAAGATTTTACAAAGTAATAGAAGTGGAGTATACAACTATTGGAAGCTTAAAAGTATTGTTGAACACTTGAACTAGTGAAATCTTAGAGAAAGAAGGTGAGTAATGAAATCTTGGAGAAAGAAGTGAGTAAGAATATAAAAGAGAAACACAAAAGAATATGTAGGGTTTTCTGAAATATGAAGAGATTGAAACAAAAGAAAGATTGACTTGACAAAttaagaaacaaaaaataaattttttaatggAGTAAAAAATAGAAAACTAAAAGTTATGAAAACTATTCATCTACACatttttaagtaagttaaattattattttatttatatatctaaaaaaaattctttcctttatattaaaaactctagttttgtattaaaaatactaaatattattttttaaatacctatgaacctattatttttaaaaaatggccCCCCTAAATTTGGGGCCTAAGGCACAAGCCTAACTCCACATAAGGTTGGAGCCGGTCCTGCTGCCAAGTGAGGGGATAAAAACTATTTTGAAGGATATGGTGTGCTTATTCAATGGCCAACACTAGTGATTTTTTTGGGTGGtagaaaattgaagaagaagaagaggagggtcTGAGTAAGAAACATAATTTTATAAGACATACTTCTACCAAAAATAAGTGTCTATTTGATCACTAGCTAAGTTGGAAGGGTCTAATTTATAAATTGTGTCAACTTTAAGGGGCTATCTAGGTATTTGGccaaactaaaaagaaaagagggaTAAAAACGCAATTATAAGTAGTTGGAAGGTGGAAGTGATAACTTTGGTAACGAACTATAAACTGTTTCGTCTCCGCACATTTGTGTGTTTCAATCGCTGCCACCAAAAATAGCTCCAATGGCAGCAAAGCTTctgctctctcctctctctcttcCTTCCAGTTTCCTCAGTAGCCGAGAATTTCAGCACCACCATCGTCATCTATGTCTCCGAACAAAACCCAAAACCCGTTTCACCGTTCACGCATTTACCGATGTCCTCTTCACTGCTGCTACTACTTCCGCTCCTCTACTTGTCCTTGACCAATTTCAAGAAAACCCATCATCTCTCTTTTCAATAGCAGCAGCAGATTCTGGTTATTCAGTAGCTAGCTACTACACTTCACTCGGTCTCTTTGTCATTTCTATTCCTGGTCTTTGGTCCCTTATTAAACGATCTGTCAAATCCAAGGTCATTCATTTGTTTAATTCCATGTGtacattttcttttgggttttattttttcttggtgGGCTTATCATGTATTTTTATGGTGAATTTTTGGATGCAGATAGTGCAGAAGACATTTCTTAAGGAAGGTATAGAGGAGGGGAAGAAGGCAGCTAACCAGGTTGCTGGCGAAATTCTTTCATTCTTCACTCGAAATAACTTTGCTGTGTTGGATAGAGGAGAGACTATTACGTGAGTAACCCACTCCCAACCActagtattttttctttttttaaacatATGTTATCTTTGTGCCTTATCCCCTAAGGGTGATAGTCCAATTTTCTGAAAAAGAGAAGTGAAAATGACAGTAAACTTAGTTGATTGGACAACTGCACTGGTATAAAAtggagttttttttttcatttttattctttAGCTTTTCCCAGCACAATTTTGTGTAATTGATGCGAATAGCACTGGCCTGAAATGGCTGCAAACTCTGCTATTGGCTGCATAAGCTTGTCTTTACTCATGTTTATGATTGAATTTTATTTTCTGCTAAAAGTGGTCATGCTTTGGATTAATAGTATGTGATTAAGCTCTTTTCGTATCTTTTCATCTGAGGTGCACACTGTAAGGTTTTCTTTTCCGATGCCTGAGATAACAAATTAGAGATGATATTCAGAAAATTTGTACAACATCACCACTATCATTTGAGAATCTTTAAGTAGGTGAGTGACACTACAATTAATTTGTCATATTAGTATATTTGTCATGCCTTGACCTGTGAGAGAGCACTTCTGCCTCAATAGAGGatatttaattattgcatatacCTATAGTGATTGTTTTagccttctctctctctctctctctctctctctctctctctctctctctctctctctctctctctctctctctctctctctctctctatctatctatctatctatctatctatctatctatctatctatctatctatctctctctctctctctctctctcttgagACTAATGTAACTTTTGCATCCTGAAGGTTTGAGGGAATGATGGTTCCAAGCCGAGGACAAGCAGCATTGTTAACTTTCTGCACCTGCATAAGCTTGGGAAGTGTTGCCCTTGTTCTCACTATAACAGTTCCTGATGTAGGCAATAATTGGTTCTGGATCACTGCCTTAAGTCCGTTAGCGTAAGTACTGCTAATAAAAAAATTCATCTGTCAATTCTGATTGTGTATTGTTGTTGATTGCAAACTGTTTCTCTCAAATTGGGAGCAGGGGCATATATTATTGGACTCGAGCATCCAGAAAGGAGCAGATCAAGGTGAAAATGATGGTAGGAGATGATGGAAGCTTGTCAGAGATCGTTGTTCAAGGTGATGACCAAGAAGTAGAGAAAATGCGGAAGGAGCTACAGCTGAGTGAAAAAGGCATGGTTTATGTTAAGGGCTTACTTGAAAGATGATATTACTTGGTTTTCTTGTAAGATATGTATACCTGAAACATACTCCATGATGCTTGGTCAATAACACTTTGATGCTCATTCTTCATTCTTATATTCTAACCAAAATATTTCTTAGAAGCAGTAAATTAATCACACATGCATACCTTAATCAGAAGTTCTTGTGCAATTGTCGACGAATGTTTCTAATATACACTATGAGTGCTTTGTTACTTTCTTCTCACAGCTGTCTATGACTTGACATGCTTTTAACTTGAAAGAATCCTAATCATGAACCTTCTCTAAAAGACATAATATTAAGGCAAAAAGGGTGCAAAGAAAGGGGGAGAATGAAGTTGTTTATCTATTCTCAAAAAAAGGGGGGAGAATGAAGTGTTCTTCTGATAAGTAGTATAAAAGAATActtcctctgtttcaatttatgtgaaactatttgactgggcacgatatttaagaaaaaagagaagacttttgaacttatggtgtaaaatgaggcacatatattttgtgtggctataaatcattgtataaaggtaaattgtttccaaatacgGACaatggtcattctttttggcacggactaaaaaggaaataggttcacataaattgaaacggagggaatagTATTTTTTGTATTGCAGAAACTACGTGTACCAGCAAGTGCCTTCCAGTACACGTCATGATACCAACTAAGGGGTTGTTTAGTTCAATGGTGGGAATATCCCATGGAATCAGCTATCCCACCTTCTATATGGGATAGCTAATCCCACCATTTTAGTGTAAAAGTTATCCCGGTATTAGCTAATACCCCAAACCAAACATGTGATAAATTTAATCCCAAACTTTATCTCGGGATTATTATCCTTATCCcatgtaccaaacgacccctaaaggtATACATTTTGAGCAATGAAGAGTCATGATAACATAACTTCTGTCAAGCCTTTGACGATATGATAATCCATCTTCAAAACACTAGGCTCTTTAGATGTGGGTAATGAAACCATCATTATCCAATATCAGTACAATACATTCCATACTTGGCCTATGTTACAGGCACTGCTGAACACACAAAGATCCACATGGACTACTCTTTGCACTAGATATGTTGCATTTCATAAGTCTCTTAGATGTACATCAATCAGTTTCAAACATCTGGATTCTGTGGAGAGAATCCACATTTGAGTAGTAAGTTTTACTAGGTCGGTTATTGTAGTATCCCATTTGTTACCATCTTCTTTTACATCCAATCTGCTGCTCTATGATCTGATTCACCCATAAAGATTATGATGATGGTTAGATGGAAGAACCCTCGGTTTCTCTTCCtatttaagttttgaactttctgTTCAGCAgttagaaattaatcaaaaatttaACTTCCTTTTGGCAATTCAATGGTGTCTTTCTAACACAGCCTCTTGACCAATTTTCTCTTGCCCAATCTGTTGGATCTTTGGGTTCTAATTTATCCAGACATCTGCAGATTTGAGAGTTGCCACTATTGCACAAACCATACACGTGACACCAGCCATAAATGTCACAGTTATCAGCTGGTGCGCCAGCAACATCATCCCAATTGATTATTCTATTCTGAAAGCTGTAGATCCTCCTTTCGTTGCATCACTACCCTTGCAATGATAGAGCTGTCTGTTAGATCATACATGAAGTGTATTTCCTCAGGATCAGGATCAGATAAATATGTATAgttataaccattgcacgatgcATCGCGAGATGGTGCATTAGAAAAGGCTCAACCATTCCGTGGTCCAGCCCTGTAGTGTTCAATGGAACCATTCATGATAAATGTCTGTAGGAATCCACGAGGATCGAATGTACAAGTAAACTCATCCCTGGAAGGGTCATTTCTGCTCTTCCATGACCAGATGGAACGATGGAAACCACCTTCATTCCAGGTAAAGCAATGTCACCAGGATATTCAAAACTCTGCCACAGATAATTTGCAGTTGCATCTCGAACAACAAGATTGCCTGAATCAAGAAGCTGTGCTATTGGATTTTGCACGCGTCCGGTGGCATTGGAGGACCAAATGACACGGCTGGAACCATTTTGAAGAGTAAGAAGTCCTTGTCTTGTAAAATTTAGCATACCATCTGTATCATTGAGTGGACTGTCTTTGTTAGCAGCCCATACAACTGTCTGTATGGGAACTTTGTTGAACTATATTCCTAAGAACCGTTTCCTGGATGTCCCAGGGGCGAAAAATCACTACTTAGACTTTGCACCTGATGAAATAATGGTGTTTGCATCTGTTAAAGGTTGATCTGCAGGTATGGTATCTAGAGCACTCGACAGAATCCAAACAGAAAATATGGAAGACTAGAAGAAATGTATGCTTATGGTTTCCATTGGTTCCATGGTCTTGTTATTATCTTAGGTAAAAATAGGTTTCATTTTGACTGCAAGCCCAAATAGAGTTAAATTGAGATATGAACTTTCACTGATATTAGCAGATAGAGTTTTCAATTTGTTGTTTGCTTACAGATGGAGTCATTGACATGTTCAGAGTTGGTGGGCTTCCATATGACTTCTGCTAACTTTGATAATCAGTTTGATTGAACATATGTTTTGCGTAAGTGTGTGAACTTGATACATGATGGTTTGACCATTCCTATTTGCGTATAGATTTTGAATGTTGAGATTTCTTTCGTTTCTCTTTATCTTAAAGTTATTTTTCGGGAGCTTTATTTGGTCAAAGATAAGAGCTGTAAAATCTGAAGTAGAAGGGAGTAAAGAGGAGATGACCATTGAAGTTCCTTTCTGACAACAGCTTCAGTAACCATTTTGGCTACAATTGAAGTTGATCTTGTTAGAAAAATGATATAATACAAAAGAACAGAGATAAGGAAAGGCTTTGAGGTGTACTCCTAAAAACTGATGATGTGGAGCAGCCTTTTGTCAAAATAGCTTTTCAGAAAAGTATTTTGAGACACTATCATTTTGAGTTTGGCCCATGCatttgagaagtatttttcttCCAAGTTCTTACACCGGTTGTCCCTCTATAGGATTGGTATTCATCTTTTGTCCCTGTTTTTGACACACGTGTGAAACTAGCCCTTTTAAGTTTAATGAACAAATTCTAGACTAAGATGGCCTTCAGCtcctccctttcttctttttcagGAAGGCCACCATGTTATTCAATTTTGGAAGCTTGAAATTTCTGTTTGTTGGTTGAAATTCGAAGTTAATGGCTGCTTATTATTAAAATCGTTTGCGTGTTGATTATTTGTGCTTAAATTTTTAGTTCAAACAATGATTTATtgatttgctttaaaaatttcaATACTCCATTGTTGGTCTTTAAGAAGTGTTGAAGAAGACAAAGCGAGTCTTGTTGATTTAGTATTATTTGACTAAATTGGTGGTTGAGGTTTGTTTATGTTGGTGTTTAGAGGTTTTGTTtaaatttgagatcatttgaagcagATGTGGGATGGTTTCATCGAAATTGGACTTGCAAACTCAAAGAACACTTTGTTGAACAACATAGATAAATTATGCCAATAAGGTAGAGTTTTGGGAACAACTTAACCGATAGGCTGAATGTAGATAATATGAGGTTATGCCAACATGGTAGAGTTTGGTATACAATTGAACAAGCACTAAGTCATGCCAATTGGGTAGAGTTTTTGAATTATCCAACTAGATAGTTAGGTCGAGTATAGCACAAAGTCATACCAAATCAGTAGAATTTGTGAACTATTTAACAAATAGGTTGAAGATGGCACAAAGTGATGCCAATCTGTTAGAGTTTGGTGAATAACTAAACAATCACAAAGTTATGtcaatcgggtaaaatttatgaATAATTTTAACAAATGGTTAGagtttgatgaataatttaataatttttaacttGGCTCATGAATTAATTTTATGGAACATGATCAAAATTACCCCTATCATTTAGTAAATGATTTAAAAATACCATCTGTCCACCTTTTGGTCCAAAAATATACACAACGTTATTTATATTGCTAAAATTATCTTTTGATTTAACGGCATAATATGTGGTCCCCACTAATGTGTTGGTAGTGTTTTATTGGGCCACATGACTTTTTATTTTATCTCTTATATACGGATTTAATttaggaaattttacctcctatagcaaaggtatacaccctatttattataaaccaaaattattttaaaatattattttctatagctaccttttatattttatagcaaaataagtattttatggtatatactaccattgaggcatgaaatacgctatttatgtttttcatCTCTCTTAGACAgttggacatacctatttttaagggaTTGCCgttactatattcatgaatacatgacgCGAATACATGAGCGTACAACTGTATTCATGAATAGAGTAGcgtgaatacatgtgaatacatgtaCGTAcagctgtattcatgaatacagtagcgcgaatacatgtgaatacatgcgcgtacaactggactgccctgattttaggcactttttgctgatgtattcatgaatacatggcgcgaatacatgtgaatacatacgCGTACAGCTGAACTGTCCTGATTTTAGGCGTTTTTtaatgttgtattcatgaatacagcagcacgaatacatgtgaatacatgcgcgtacaactggactgccctgattttaggcgttttttactgttgtattcatgaatacatggcgtgaatacatgtgaatacatgcgcgtacagctggactgccctgattttaggcactttttgctgctgtattcatgaatacaacagcggAAATACATGTGAATATACTAtcgtaacaactgaatagtagctataagaagtaataatatatatgatagctatagaaagttaatagccactaaacaatagtggtttatGAAAATTCCTCTTTAATTTACCCGCCTCTTTATTTGACTTGCCATACTCTATTATAATTCGGGCccacttttttctttttcttctttctgggACTTAATTCTCTAGGAAGAGCTGCATATTTCTCCATTTAAGACCAGTTActtagaaaataaatttttgaaaagaaagaacaTTTATCAACTTcttgaaaaaaaatttaaacaaacacATATCAAGTATAGGAATCAGTGAGTGTTTTATAAATCGAAGAAGGTTTTTTCTTTGTAAAACACACCCAAACCAGTCAATCAACGGTGCCCAGGCCTCCTCCCGTAATAGAGATTCAATGATATCAACTCAATAAAGAATAATAATGGTCCATGAAGGATGAAGCTCAAATGATGTCTTCTCGACTATAAATATGAAATTCTTTCTCCATAGAACTGGAGATTATACTTTTTATTACCAAATCTACTATGAATGATCAGTCATTCGTGCGGATTGGCTTAATCACACCTATGTGGTGAAAATTCCTTGGTAAAATATTGAAATTTACTGGCAGAATAGCAATAATGTTAATGCATTTCAAACCTTTGTTCTACCATGAATAATGGATGTTTGAGGTAGTTACCACTCAAATATGAAAAGGTATATGGACGGAGTATGATTCTAAAAAGGAAATCACATTGTTTGATCActgttattaaagaaattgaGAACATATTTCtagtaaaattaaaaaaaaaaaagacgttCCAAAGGGATGGTAAACTACCACTTGATGATATACTTAGAAGGTGGGGATACTTTGTACCTTCTAGGTGTTGGTGTTGTGCAAGCCCGGAGAAAGAATCAATGAGCCATGTATTTTTCAAGTCATATGCAGCTACAAGGGTGGTATGGTCATACTTCTTCTCTTTTGCTAGATTATCTTTGGAGGGGCTAAACTTGCACCAAGCAGTGGTGAAGTGTTGGACAGTCCAGGTAATCCCAAGACTTAAGCCAATTTTTCAAGCATTACCTTGCATCATTGTGTGGGAGTTATGGAAGAGGAGAAACAGTTACACACATGGGGATGATGTGACTATTAGTAGGGTCATTTATCAAATTTCCTCCACCATTCAATCTCTCGTCAAAGTTAGGAAACCTGGGATACAATAGGTTCCACATAGATGGCCAGATTTGCTGAATATGATGGAGAACTACACTCCTAAACTGAAAGTTCACAAGGTGTTGTGGTAATTGCCTAAGCCTGGGTGGATTAAAATTAACACTGATGGGGCCTCTAGGGGAAATCGAAGCTCAATTGGTTATTGCATACGAGATGCTGCTGGAGATGTTATTTATGCGTGTGGTAAGGAGATTCAGGAGAAAACAAATACAATGGCTGAGGCAATGGCATTACCGGAGGCTTTAAGGTACTTTGATCTACATCACCTCAATTACATTTGGTTACAAACAGATTCCATGATGCTTAATAATACAATCGAGGGATGTTGGAAACCTCCTTGGATAATTACTGATCATGTGGAGGAAATAAGGATGATTATGGAAAGATGCAATGCTAGGGTTACACACATATTTAGAGAAGGGAATaaactggcagaccatttggctaACTATGCCCTTGACAATGGCCCTATTGAATGGGATGGTTTCATGCAATTGGATGTACAAGGTAGAAAGATAGTGAATGATGATAAACTCCAATGCCCATACTTGAGAATAAGAGTGTCCAGGAGTTAGGGTTTGAGGAGAAAGAGAGTACAAGGTTGATGGAGGAACCTAAGGGCAGTACATATGGCCATCTTGTTCAAGTCCTTAGGGAGGAGAACATGATGGTGTTTTTATACTAACATGGTGTTCTTTTTTGCAGGAGACGTTATTGTATCCATGCCTTATCTCTTGACTAAACTTTACTTGGTGGTATTAGTACTTGGTACTCATTCCAGTGGAGGGAAAGCAAGGATATGCTTAAGCATGGAAGTTAGGGAACAAGGGGttaaactagggcttggtatcaGTGCTTTTTGTGTTGAACTACAAGGTATCTCCAGCCCTAGTCAACAACACATAAAATGGAGTTACAAAAGAAGTACCATATCAAGAAGGAAAAATGTAATATCTAGGTAGCCTTTAACACTGCCTAATTTTGCTATGCACTTGGACAATCGTATGGAAAGCAGCTGCTGGATACAAATGGGGTGTAACCaatacatt
The nucleotide sequence above comes from Nicotiana tabacum cultivar K326 chromosome 12, ASM71507v2, whole genome shotgun sequence. Encoded proteins:
- the LOC107779431 gene encoding protein COFACTOR ASSEMBLY OF COMPLEX C SUBUNIT B CCB1, chloroplastic; its protein translation is MAAKLLLSPLSLPSSFLSSREFQHHHRHLCLRTKPKTRFTVHAFTDVLFTAATTSAPLLVLDQFQENPSSLFSIAAADSGYSVASYYTSLGLFVISIPGLWSLIKRSVKSKIVQKTFLKEGIEEGKKAANQVAGEILSFFTRNNFAVLDRGETITFEGMMVPSRGQAALLTFCTCISLGSVALVLTITVPDVGNNWFWITALSPLAGIYYWTRASRKEQIKVKMMVGDDGSLSEIVVQGDDQEVEKMRKELQLSEKGMVYVKGLLER